A genomic segment from Microbacterium sp. SORGH_AS_0428 encodes:
- a CDS encoding alginate O-acetyltransferase AlgX-related protein: MTADAPTGGQRPRRLRTRVPYVTLALLGLASVAALVLGGVTTARQNEHAVPTATPPAAGSAAALCRQPVQKPAQEPWLAGDGSAEQVWQQHADEVAQPYIIGPNGWIFWSDYIEQYASQAVGRDTLSESEIARWVDYYGSIRDGLAAQGVEFYIVVTPSTSSIYPEELPSWMQPLRGSTILDQFMAASADLPVVDLRQPLIDAKTPDVNLFSWSNSHWTDYGGYVGWSALAACVNAMFPDAPGLRVPAVSGHEVIGDFNEWASFGVTSPGADWAVPIFSDPLQEVTVTDKDGATSTVPGSSVMDASKLPLSTTVPDSWTGKSALIVRDSMGGALSPYWDQAYSPTWQVSHAYTGFADFPKYRELVAQYKPNVVVLQLAERHLINTPPPGASY, from the coding sequence ATGACCGCCGACGCCCCGACCGGCGGTCAGCGACCGCGCCGCCTGCGCACGCGGGTCCCCTACGTCACCCTCGCGCTGCTGGGCCTCGCCTCGGTCGCCGCGCTGGTGCTCGGCGGGGTGACGACCGCGCGCCAGAACGAGCACGCGGTCCCCACCGCGACGCCGCCGGCGGCGGGCTCCGCCGCCGCGCTGTGCCGTCAGCCCGTGCAGAAGCCCGCTCAGGAGCCGTGGCTCGCGGGCGACGGGTCCGCGGAGCAGGTGTGGCAGCAGCACGCCGACGAGGTGGCGCAGCCGTACATCATCGGCCCCAACGGGTGGATCTTCTGGAGCGACTACATCGAGCAGTACGCGTCACAGGCCGTCGGTCGTGACACGCTGAGCGAGTCGGAGATCGCGCGCTGGGTCGACTACTATGGCTCGATCCGTGACGGTCTCGCCGCCCAGGGCGTCGAGTTCTACATCGTGGTCACGCCGTCGACGTCGAGCATCTATCCGGAGGAGCTGCCGTCGTGGATGCAGCCTCTGCGCGGCTCGACGATCCTCGACCAGTTCATGGCGGCTTCGGCGGATCTGCCCGTCGTCGATCTTCGTCAGCCCCTCATCGATGCCAAGACGCCGGACGTCAACCTGTTCAGCTGGAGCAACAGCCACTGGACCGACTACGGCGGCTACGTGGGCTGGAGCGCGCTCGCTGCGTGCGTGAACGCGATGTTCCCGGACGCGCCTGGGCTTCGCGTTCCCGCCGTGTCGGGTCACGAGGTGATCGGCGACTTCAACGAGTGGGCATCCTTCGGCGTGACGAGTCCCGGCGCCGACTGGGCGGTCCCGATCTTCAGCGATCCGCTCCAGGAGGTCACCGTGACCGACAAGGACGGTGCGACCTCGACCGTGCCGGGCTCGAGCGTGATGGATGCCAGCAAGCTTCCCCTGTCGACGACGGTGCCCGACTCCTGGACCGGGAAGAGCGCCCTGATCGTGCGGGATTCGATGGGCGGCGCGTTGTCGCCGTACTGGGATCAGGCCTACTCGCCCACATGGCAGGTGAGTCACGCATACACCGGGTTCGCCGACTTCCCGAAGTATCGCGAGCTGGTCGCGCAGTACAAGCCGAACGTCGTCGTCCTGCAACTCGCCGAACGCCACCTCATCAATACACCGCCGCCGGGGGCGTCGTATTAG
- a CDS encoding acyltransferase yields MNSLANAFDPRRNAIGFVRWLMAFMVIFSHAGPIAGFYGGADLGTQWSKEQSLGGVAVCGFFFLSGFLITRSKMGRSSTLRYFWHRFLRIYPGFFLILLMTAFVFAPLAWWQERGTWDGFWNAGSESPFTYFSNNFTLLLGQLNIAGMGTTTPLYTDHGILDWNGSAWTLAFEFGAYILVALLGVFGALANRLVGGVVAGIIIALSTMQWMGIGDLTGLSSVFGDFRLLLLLAPFAWGMIFQLFQDKIPIDDRLAIACILVAAATYVRGGWLVLGQYAFCYALIWFGIRATKLVGWDRYADLSYGIYISGWPIMWLATFFHIEEWGWFAYHAVVVIACHAYAFLSWHLVEKPAMALKRWTPTWMTKLGERTAGPRARLSTAVSSRLVLSRPEVTR; encoded by the coding sequence GTGAACTCACTCGCGAACGCCTTCGACCCCCGGCGCAACGCGATCGGCTTCGTGAGATGGCTCATGGCCTTCATGGTCATCTTCTCCCACGCGGGGCCGATCGCCGGGTTCTACGGCGGCGCGGACCTGGGTACGCAGTGGAGCAAGGAGCAGTCGCTGGGCGGCGTCGCCGTGTGCGGCTTCTTCTTCCTCTCGGGGTTTCTCATCACCCGCAGCAAGATGGGCCGTTCGAGCACGTTGCGCTACTTCTGGCACCGGTTCCTGCGCATCTATCCCGGATTCTTCCTCATCCTGCTCATGACGGCGTTCGTGTTCGCCCCGCTGGCGTGGTGGCAGGAACGCGGCACCTGGGACGGGTTCTGGAACGCCGGCTCGGAGTCGCCGTTCACCTACTTCTCCAACAACTTCACCCTGCTGCTCGGTCAGCTCAACATCGCCGGCATGGGAACCACGACGCCGCTGTACACCGATCACGGCATCCTCGACTGGAACGGGTCCGCGTGGACCCTCGCCTTCGAGTTCGGCGCGTACATCCTCGTCGCCCTGCTAGGCGTGTTCGGCGCTCTCGCGAACCGTCTCGTCGGCGGTGTGGTCGCCGGGATCATCATCGCTCTGTCCACGATGCAGTGGATGGGCATCGGTGATCTGACGGGCCTCAGCAGCGTGTTCGGCGACTTCCGCCTGCTGCTGCTGCTGGCGCCGTTCGCGTGGGGAATGATCTTCCAGCTCTTCCAGGACAAGATCCCGATCGACGATCGCCTCGCCATCGCGTGCATCCTGGTCGCGGCCGCCACGTACGTCCGCGGCGGATGGCTCGTGCTGGGCCAGTACGCCTTCTGCTACGCGCTGATCTGGTTCGGCATCCGCGCGACGAAGCTCGTCGGATGGGATCGCTATGCGGATCTCTCCTACGGCATCTACATCAGCGGATGGCCGATCATGTGGCTCGCCACCTTCTTCCACATCGAGGAGTGGGGCTGGTTCGCCTACCACGCCGTCGTCGTGATCGCCTGCCACGCGTACGCGTTCCTCAGCTGGCATCTGGTGGAGAAGCCGGCCATGGCGCTGAAACGGTGGACTCCGACCTGGATGACCAAGCTGGGCGAGCGCACGGCGGGTCCGCGGGCACGCCTGTCGACCGCGGTGTCCTCGCGGCTCGTGCTGAGCAGACCGGAGGTGACGCGATGA
- a CDS encoding rhamnan synthesis F family protein — MSERADQLATYPAGGRRVIFYLFYDPQGIVDDYVAYKLERLRPFAEHIFVVVNGQLSDQGRARLEPLVDTIWLRENVGFDVWGYKKALEEFGEERLAAYDELILMNYTWFGPVNPFEPVFERMDNARVDFWGMTEHAKQVPNPFTRRGVLPSHIQSHWISVRRSMFLSDAWRAYWRDMPPIVSYTDSILSHESRFTDHFSKLGFTYEVAFPQRNYSTWHPAFYDAEALLEDGCPALKRRPFFHDPLLLDRHSIIARRFAEKADALGYPVDMIWRNIARSSQPKAFNTNAAMLEIMPDTAISYDETAPLRVAVVAHIFYVELTREMLGYCASLPSEYDLFITTVDESSARVIRTILDEVADPHRGRVDVRVLPSNRGRDMGAFFVGCADVLRSDDYDVIFKIHSKKTVQEGKNAGDLFRRHQMMNLLNSPGYAANLLGLFQHEPGLGIAYAPTIHIGYPTLGRGWFGNKDEAEKLSERLGIHVPFDDPTPLAPYGCMFAFRPEALRLLTDVEWTYKDYPSPKNHKDGSVAHVQERLFSYAAAELGFYTKTVATTRYAAISHTSLEYKLDRISANVQGYAIDQVHLLDASGDFLGGGPVGYALAYMKLRHPRWYPLMAAVHKPLRSIYRGTRYALDPAYRRWRRSERATPVEDAVDEMDLL, encoded by the coding sequence GTGAGCGAACGAGCCGACCAGCTCGCGACGTACCCGGCGGGCGGGCGACGCGTTATCTTCTATCTCTTCTACGACCCTCAAGGGATCGTGGACGACTACGTGGCGTACAAGCTGGAGCGGCTGCGTCCGTTCGCGGAGCACATCTTCGTCGTCGTCAACGGTCAGCTCTCCGACCAGGGGCGCGCCCGGCTCGAGCCGCTCGTGGACACGATCTGGCTGCGTGAGAACGTCGGGTTCGACGTCTGGGGCTACAAGAAGGCCCTCGAGGAGTTCGGCGAGGAGCGTCTCGCCGCCTACGACGAGCTGATCCTCATGAACTACACGTGGTTCGGTCCGGTCAACCCGTTCGAGCCGGTCTTCGAGCGGATGGACAACGCCCGCGTCGACTTCTGGGGCATGACCGAGCACGCCAAGCAGGTCCCGAACCCCTTCACGCGTCGCGGTGTGCTGCCCAGCCACATCCAGTCGCACTGGATCTCTGTGCGCCGGTCGATGTTCCTCAGCGACGCGTGGCGCGCGTACTGGCGCGACATGCCGCCGATCGTCTCCTACACAGATTCGATCCTGAGTCACGAGTCGCGCTTCACCGACCACTTCTCGAAGCTCGGCTTCACCTACGAGGTCGCGTTCCCGCAGCGGAACTACTCGACGTGGCACCCCGCCTTCTACGATGCCGAGGCGCTGCTGGAGGACGGATGCCCCGCGCTGAAGCGCCGGCCCTTCTTCCACGATCCGCTGCTGCTGGATCGTCATTCGATCATCGCCCGGCGCTTCGCGGAGAAGGCCGACGCGCTCGGATACCCGGTCGACATGATCTGGCGCAACATCGCGCGCAGTTCGCAGCCGAAGGCGTTCAACACCAACGCCGCCATGCTGGAGATCATGCCGGACACGGCGATCTCCTACGACGAGACGGCGCCTCTGCGCGTCGCCGTGGTCGCGCACATCTTCTACGTCGAGCTGACGCGGGAGATGCTGGGGTACTGCGCGAGCCTGCCCTCCGAGTACGACCTGTTCATCACGACGGTCGACGAGAGCAGCGCCCGGGTGATCCGCACCATCCTCGATGAGGTCGCCGACCCCCACCGGGGGCGCGTGGACGTGCGTGTCCTGCCGTCCAATCGCGGGCGCGACATGGGCGCGTTCTTCGTCGGGTGCGCCGATGTGCTGCGCAGCGACGACTACGACGTCATCTTCAAGATCCACTCGAAGAAGACGGTTCAGGAAGGTAAGAACGCGGGCGACCTGTTCCGGCGTCATCAGATGATGAACCTGTTGAACTCTCCGGGCTACGCCGCGAACCTGCTCGGCCTCTTCCAGCACGAGCCGGGACTCGGAATCGCCTACGCGCCCACCATCCACATCGGTTATCCCACCCTGGGCCGCGGGTGGTTCGGCAACAAGGACGAGGCCGAGAAGCTGAGCGAGCGACTAGGCATCCACGTCCCCTTCGACGATCCCACGCCCCTGGCCCCCTACGGCTGTATGTTCGCCTTCCGCCCCGAGGCGCTGCGTCTGCTGACCGACGTCGAGTGGACCTACAAGGACTACCCGTCGCCGAAGAACCACAAGGACGGCAGCGTCGCACACGTGCAGGAGCGCCTGTTCAGCTACGCCGCGGCCGAACTGGGCTTCTACACGAAGACCGTCGCGACCACGCGCTACGCCGCGATCAGCCACACCTCGCTCGAATACAAGCTGGATCGCATCAGCGCGAACGTCCAGGGATACGCGATCGATCAGGTGCATCTGCTGGATGCGTCGGGCGACTTCCTCGGGGGAGGCCCCGTCGGATACGCCTTGGCGTACATGAAGCTGCGTCACCCGCGCTGGTACCCGCTGATGGCGGCGGTGCACAAGCCGTTGCGCTCGATCTACCGCGGCACGCGGTACGCGCTGGATCCCGCGTACCGCAGATGGCGCCGTTCCGAGCGGGCCACGCCCGTCGAGGACGCCGTGGACGAAATGGACCTTCTGTGA
- a CDS encoding glycosyltransferase has product MTRIAHVRRAVRELRGNPLAARVISLVDRAWWLRAVLRSGLFDAEFYAAQRGWGPTSRLRCAVHYVSVGFREGTSPNPLIEERFLSRRLPDSGRVPALYAYLVSDRPSVQVHPWLPLAERAAGPRLDGAWAGRDVAVVNAVIGGRSVRVSLRHWRSVALASTRRSRWDSARAGRDLVVRLIQPGEEHLDERLASIAETQDAEVDLVAVGVEPSVWSALALAADLTGAGAIRLPHGTGFSPAVRSAVQKARHRRVLTVDPRHALDAAQARRLLDAAETAVASPLARRHDGTLAGLGGGVWPGRGLVRPLRDHPLEDAQEFTVESMEVPLASGRTFAAPARVLERVLDEHGDTPFAAELASHLAGSARLLADIVLAPEEADRAFAHAGGTVLPAALATRDDEADLRRLLHAAGLEVAGWPGPSGAVAVPRLRWTDAAGRPQRWAIKTCAPAGAAGEVWGDAHFARGLARALRRLGHDVVVDAEAAADRPTTYLDDVHVLVRGPRRLPVPSNGVRVEWIISHPDEITRDEVADVDHVFAVSPGWARRMSRRWGVRIDPLLECTDADAFFPRGLRRTRDIVFVGTARGIARPAVVAPLEAGIDVKVYGPDWRGFIPGSAIEADSIPNDELSLRYESAAVVLNDHWPAMRREGFMAMRPFDVVAAGGRVISESVEHMAEVFGPAVVTYDTPEQLVALLGRDPDALFPDDDELAVIAERVRTEHSFDARARVIDDVVSGGRRSSSESPG; this is encoded by the coding sequence ATGACGCGGATCGCGCATGTGCGCCGCGCCGTGCGGGAGCTCCGCGGCAATCCGCTCGCCGCGCGGGTGATCTCGCTCGTCGACCGCGCATGGTGGCTTCGTGCGGTGCTGCGCTCCGGCCTGTTCGATGCGGAGTTCTACGCTGCGCAGCGCGGCTGGGGGCCGACCTCCCGCTTGCGCTGCGCGGTGCATTACGTGTCGGTCGGCTTCCGTGAGGGAACGAGTCCGAACCCCCTGATCGAGGAGCGCTTCCTCTCGCGGCGGCTTCCGGACTCCGGGCGCGTGCCGGCCCTCTACGCGTACCTGGTCAGCGATCGTCCCAGCGTGCAGGTGCACCCGTGGCTGCCGCTCGCCGAGCGCGCCGCCGGCCCCCGACTCGACGGGGCGTGGGCGGGTCGCGACGTCGCCGTCGTCAACGCCGTGATCGGCGGCCGGAGCGTGCGCGTCTCGCTGCGGCACTGGCGTTCGGTGGCCCTCGCATCGACGCGTCGTTCGCGCTGGGACAGCGCACGCGCCGGCCGGGACCTCGTCGTCAGACTCATCCAACCGGGCGAGGAACACCTCGACGAGCGCCTCGCATCGATCGCCGAGACGCAGGACGCCGAGGTCGATCTCGTGGCCGTCGGCGTCGAGCCCAGCGTCTGGAGCGCACTCGCACTCGCCGCCGATCTGACCGGCGCGGGTGCGATCCGGCTGCCGCACGGCACGGGCTTCTCTCCCGCCGTCCGGTCGGCGGTACAGAAGGCTCGGCACCGGCGCGTGCTGACGGTGGATCCTCGCCATGCGCTGGACGCGGCGCAGGCGAGACGGCTCCTGGACGCCGCCGAGACGGCGGTGGCTTCGCCTCTCGCGCGCCGTCACGACGGGACGCTCGCCGGTCTGGGCGGGGGTGTCTGGCCGGGACGGGGTCTTGTCCGCCCGCTCCGAGACCATCCGCTCGAGGACGCGCAGGAGTTCACCGTCGAGTCGATGGAGGTGCCGTTGGCGAGCGGGCGCACCTTCGCCGCACCGGCGCGGGTGCTGGAGCGCGTGCTGGACGAGCACGGCGACACGCCGTTCGCCGCGGAACTCGCGTCGCACCTCGCCGGCTCCGCCCGGTTGCTCGCGGACATCGTGCTCGCGCCGGAGGAGGCGGATCGCGCTTTCGCGCATGCCGGCGGCACCGTGCTTCCCGCGGCCCTGGCAACGCGCGATGACGAGGCGGACCTCCGGCGTCTGCTGCACGCCGCCGGTCTCGAGGTGGCGGGGTGGCCCGGACCCTCCGGCGCGGTCGCCGTACCGCGGCTGCGCTGGACGGATGCGGCGGGGCGCCCGCAGCGCTGGGCGATCAAGACCTGCGCGCCCGCGGGAGCAGCGGGTGAGGTGTGGGGCGACGCGCACTTCGCCCGCGGGCTCGCCCGCGCGCTGCGGCGTCTCGGACACGACGTCGTCGTGGATGCGGAGGCGGCAGCGGACCGGCCGACGACCTATCTCGACGACGTCCACGTGCTGGTGCGCGGCCCTCGCCGGCTCCCGGTGCCCTCGAACGGGGTGCGTGTGGAGTGGATCATCAGCCACCCGGACGAGATCACCCGCGACGAGGTCGCCGATGTCGACCACGTCTTCGCCGTCTCACCGGGGTGGGCCCGGCGCATGAGCCGCCGTTGGGGTGTGCGGATCGATCCGCTTCTCGAGTGCACGGACGCCGACGCGTTCTTCCCTCGGGGTCTCCGGCGCACCCGCGACATCGTCTTCGTGGGAACAGCCCGCGGCATCGCGCGGCCCGCGGTGGTCGCGCCGCTGGAAGCCGGCATCGACGTGAAGGTCTACGGACCGGACTGGCGCGGCTTCATCCCGGGGTCGGCCATCGAGGCCGATTCCATTCCCAACGACGAGCTCAGCCTGCGCTACGAGAGCGCGGCCGTGGTGCTCAACGACCACTGGCCTGCGATGCGGCGCGAGGGGTTCATGGCAATGCGACCGTTCGATGTCGTCGCCGCCGGCGGACGCGTCATCAGCGAGTCCGTCGAGCACATGGCGGAGGTCTTCGGGCCCGCCGTCGTCACCTACGACACGCCCGAGCAGCTGGTCGCGCTGCTCGGGCGCGATCCGGATGCGCTCTTCCCGGATGACGACGAGCTCGCCGTCATCGCCGAGCGCGTCCGCACCGAGCACTCCTTCGACGCGCGCGCACGGGTGATCGACGACGTCGTCTCCGGCGGGCGGAGATCATCCTCAGAATCGCCCGGGTAG
- a CDS encoding glycosyltransferase codes for MPRVSVVLRTKDRPWFLARALRDIGAQTFRDFEVVVVDDGTDSAMTARVVDEAGLAAVRVVEPERPGRCAAANAGVAAAGGDLLVLHDDDDLWEREFLARCVAWLDAHPEDIGVMTRTTIRYEAWQDGAWRQVGTAPFWADMQRISLTEMLQVNRAVPISFLYRRAAHDAVGGYDETLDAVEDWEFTLRLLVHHTIGFIPEPLAIWAQRPSAGAADANSMFALETEHRRDDAVVRDRALQEWIERNGVGLPLMIAGEFAELRRELFARLTVELDRRHPFSALARRVVLAARRRRGTGR; via the coding sequence ATGCCACGTGTAAGCGTCGTCCTGCGCACCAAGGATCGGCCCTGGTTTCTCGCCCGTGCCCTGCGCGACATCGGCGCGCAGACGTTCCGCGACTTCGAGGTGGTGGTCGTCGACGACGGGACGGATTCCGCGATGACGGCCAGAGTCGTCGACGAGGCCGGTCTCGCGGCGGTGCGCGTGGTCGAGCCCGAGCGCCCGGGGCGCTGCGCCGCGGCCAACGCGGGGGTGGCCGCCGCGGGCGGCGATCTGCTGGTGCTGCACGACGACGACGACCTGTGGGAGCGCGAGTTCCTCGCCCGCTGCGTCGCGTGGCTCGACGCCCACCCCGAGGACATCGGGGTGATGACGCGCACCACGATCCGTTACGAGGCATGGCAGGACGGCGCGTGGCGCCAGGTGGGCACGGCGCCCTTCTGGGCCGACATGCAGCGCATCTCGCTCACCGAGATGCTCCAGGTCAACCGCGCGGTTCCGATCTCGTTCCTCTATCGCCGCGCTGCGCACGATGCGGTGGGCGGGTACGACGAGACCCTGGACGCGGTCGAGGACTGGGAGTTCACCCTCCGGCTGCTCGTGCACCACACGATCGGCTTCATCCCGGAGCCGCTCGCGATCTGGGCGCAGCGCCCGTCCGCGGGTGCGGCGGACGCGAACAGCATGTTCGCCCTCGAGACCGAGCACCGGCGCGACGACGCCGTCGTGCGCGACCGGGCGCTCCAGGAATGGATCGAACGCAACGGCGTCGGGCTGCCGCTGATGATCGCGGGCGAGTTCGCCGAGCTGCGTCGCGAGCTGTTCGCCCGCCTCACCGTCGAACTCGACCGTCGGCATCCCTTCTCGGCGCTCGCGCGACGCGTCGTGCTCGCCGCGCGACGGCGCCGGGGCACGGGACGATGA
- a CDS encoding glycosyltransferase: protein MTVTLRLVLDQLIDVVDPDAAEAAREIAAALVRTAPRGCAVGAIVPAGAENAAAEIAGLADVWRAPLARPALAASWQLGIAPGIGGGLIHAPGPLAPLVRHDRVNDNDQTVVTLWELCAWEVPGDLPRGAVAAQRALMRRTEKFADAVVVPTHALAAKLGEVAPRLAGRVRVIPGAAPQGFAVPSDAVGRRRELGVAEDVIVVAGSRCDDAAFAAAFSAIGSRGCDRGVVVLDAAAEEKSRVRDLASAAGLAPERVSVHAHLSAPDRASVLDAASALVSPSALSAFPWRAVEALALGVPIVAMASAVHEEVLLDGALIAPVESLSDALGQVLASDESRKRYAVRAADRGRAFSWRDHAERVWALHSEL, encoded by the coding sequence ATGACCGTCACGCTCCGCCTCGTGCTCGATCAGCTGATCGATGTGGTCGATCCTGACGCCGCCGAAGCCGCGCGGGAGATCGCGGCGGCTCTCGTGAGGACGGCGCCACGCGGATGTGCCGTGGGGGCGATCGTGCCTGCGGGGGCGGAGAACGCCGCGGCCGAGATCGCCGGCCTGGCAGATGTCTGGCGCGCGCCCCTGGCGCGGCCGGCTCTGGCTGCGTCCTGGCAACTCGGGATCGCACCCGGGATCGGCGGAGGACTCATCCATGCGCCGGGACCTCTCGCGCCGCTCGTGCGTCACGATCGCGTCAACGACAACGATCAGACCGTCGTGACGCTGTGGGAGCTGTGCGCGTGGGAGGTTCCGGGCGATCTTCCCCGCGGTGCCGTCGCCGCCCAGCGGGCACTCATGCGACGCACCGAGAAGTTCGCCGACGCTGTGGTCGTGCCCACGCACGCACTCGCGGCGAAGCTCGGGGAGGTCGCGCCGCGGCTGGCGGGTCGCGTGCGCGTCATCCCCGGAGCCGCACCGCAAGGCTTCGCTGTTCCGTCGGACGCGGTCGGGCGGCGCCGCGAGCTCGGCGTCGCGGAGGACGTCATCGTCGTCGCAGGATCCCGGTGTGACGACGCCGCCTTCGCGGCGGCGTTCTCGGCGATCGGATCCCGCGGGTGCGATCGCGGCGTCGTGGTGCTGGACGCCGCGGCGGAGGAGAAGAGTCGTGTCCGGGATCTCGCTTCGGCGGCCGGGCTCGCCCCAGAGCGGGTCAGCGTGCACGCCCATCTCAGTGCTCCCGACCGGGCATCCGTGCTGGATGCGGCGAGCGCGCTCGTCTCGCCGTCCGCGCTCAGCGCATTTCCGTGGCGGGCCGTGGAAGCGCTGGCGCTGGGCGTGCCCATCGTGGCGATGGCATCGGCGGTCCACGAAGAGGTGCTCCTCGACGGCGCGCTCATCGCGCCGGTCGAGTCCCTCTCCGACGCTCTCGGGCAGGTTCTCGCTTCGGACGAGAGCAGGAAGCGGTACGCGGTGCGTGCGGCCGATCGCGGACGTGCGTTCTCCTGGCGCGATCACGCCGAGCGGGTCTGGGCGCTGCACTCCGAGCTGTAG
- a CDS encoding LCP family protein, whose translation MSAVSPPRPGRRQAAAPVVNPYPLRYPDSSSRAVMTRRAWWLVVLNFLVPGSAQALAGNRRLGRFGLGATLLLWALALICAVIALVDIGTFVDLATGAWVPGWLALLRPVPMLVVQGILFLYAGLWIVLTIDTLRLVRLVKIQPWARLATSIVAIGALVLSSAGAVWASNSVGAARDALGAVFTQTGPAVEPVDGYYNILLLGADSGEGRDSMRFDSISVVSINAETGATTIFGIPRDMPNFPFAPGPMQDKYPNGHESHPSATCGWGSGINQLRTEVEVCQDGNAIYPDAVANGSEPGVEATKDAAEGILGIQIPFYAFIDMDGFAALIDALGGVDINVSERLPKGGGPTYEGQSAEEWAIGWIEPGEQHMDGDTAQWYARSRYTTNDWDRMLRQRQLQEAILAQFTPGNVLSRFQDVAAAGTHLVKTDVPQTMLGYFVELAIKAKEQPVTSIELTPQGGIDDRHPDYDKVHQIVQQALYPPTPSPTPEG comes from the coding sequence GTGAGCGCAGTGAGCCCGCCGCGCCCCGGTCGGCGCCAGGCGGCCGCGCCGGTGGTCAACCCCTATCCGCTGCGATATCCGGACAGCTCGTCCCGTGCCGTCATGACGCGACGCGCATGGTGGCTCGTCGTGCTGAACTTCCTGGTCCCGGGCTCCGCTCAGGCACTGGCGGGCAATCGCCGGCTCGGACGGTTCGGCCTCGGCGCGACACTGCTGCTCTGGGCGCTCGCGCTCATCTGCGCGGTGATCGCGCTGGTCGATATCGGTACCTTCGTCGACCTCGCGACAGGGGCCTGGGTCCCGGGGTGGCTCGCGCTGCTGCGGCCGGTGCCCATGCTCGTCGTGCAGGGGATCCTGTTCCTCTACGCCGGGCTGTGGATCGTCCTGACGATCGACACCCTCCGTCTCGTGCGGCTCGTGAAGATCCAGCCCTGGGCGCGGCTGGCCACCTCGATCGTCGCCATCGGCGCACTGGTGCTCTCCAGCGCGGGTGCGGTGTGGGCGTCGAACTCGGTCGGTGCCGCGCGCGACGCGCTCGGCGCGGTCTTCACCCAGACCGGGCCCGCCGTGGAACCCGTCGACGGCTACTACAACATCCTGCTGCTCGGCGCCGACAGCGGTGAAGGCCGCGACTCCATGCGTTTCGACAGCATCTCGGTGGTCTCGATCAACGCGGAGACGGGCGCGACGACGATCTTCGGGATCCCGCGTGACATGCCCAACTTCCCGTTCGCTCCGGGCCCGATGCAGGACAAGTACCCGAACGGACACGAGTCGCATCCCAGCGCGACGTGCGGCTGGGGCAGCGGGATCAACCAGCTGCGCACCGAGGTCGAGGTCTGTCAGGACGGCAACGCGATCTATCCGGATGCGGTCGCCAACGGATCCGAGCCCGGTGTCGAGGCGACGAAGGACGCCGCCGAGGGGATCCTCGGCATCCAGATCCCGTTCTACGCGTTCATCGATATGGATGGTTTCGCCGCGCTGATCGACGCGCTGGGCGGTGTGGACATCAACGTCAGCGAGCGTCTCCCGAAGGGCGGCGGTCCCACCTACGAGGGGCAGAGCGCCGAGGAGTGGGCGATCGGGTGGATCGAACCCGGCGAGCAGCACATGGATGGCGACACCGCCCAGTGGTACGCCCGATCGCGCTACACCACCAACGACTGGGACCGCATGCTGCGCCAGCGCCAGCTGCAGGAGGCGATTCTCGCGCAGTTCACTCCCGGCAACGTCCTCAGCCGGTTCCAGGACGTCGCGGCGGCAGGCACCCACCTCGTCAAGACGGACGTCCCGCAGACCATGCTCGGGTACTTCGTGGAGCTCGCGATCAAGGCGAAGGAGCAGCCGGTCACCTCGATCGAGCTGACCCCGCAGGGCGGCATCGACGATCGCCATCCCGATTACGACAAGGTGCACCAGATCGTTCAGCAGGCTCTGTACCCGCCGACACCCTCCCCGACTCCCGAGGGCTGA
- the purE gene encoding 5-(carboxyamino)imidazole ribonucleotide mutase, which produces MGSDSDWRVMNEASAALTEFGIPHEVEVVSAHRTPEKLHRYGVEARSRGLRVIIAGAGGAAHLPGMLASVTPLPVVGVPVPLATLDGLDSLLSIVQMPAGIPVATVSIGGARNAGILAARILGASDPGIADRLESYARELEQIVEQKNQRLKDSL; this is translated from the coding sequence ATGGGCTCCGATTCCGACTGGCGCGTGATGAACGAGGCTTCGGCCGCTCTCACCGAGTTCGGCATCCCGCACGAGGTGGAGGTCGTCTCCGCGCACCGCACTCCCGAGAAGCTGCACCGCTACGGCGTCGAGGCGAGATCGCGCGGCCTGCGGGTGATCATCGCCGGCGCCGGCGGAGCTGCGCACCTGCCGGGAATGCTCGCATCCGTGACGCCGCTTCCCGTCGTCGGAGTCCCCGTCCCGCTCGCGACGCTGGACGGGCTGGACTCGCTGCTGAGCATCGTGCAGATGCCGGCCGGAATCCCGGTCGCGACCGTCTCCATCGGCGGGGCACGCAATGCCGGAATCCTCGCGGCGCGGATCCTCGGCGCATCGGATCCCGGCATCGCCGATCGACTCGAGTCGTACGCACGCGAGCTCGAGCAGATCGTCGAGCAGAAGAACCAGCGGCTGAAGGACTCGTTGTGA